A stretch of the Archangium violaceum genome encodes the following:
- a CDS encoding sigma-54-dependent transcriptional regulator encodes MARILVIDDHDTLREGMAVTLTRSGHTVTAARSGTDGVAAYKKTPFDLVVTDLKMDGMDGIAVTRALKSLDPAAVVMVVTAFGTIETAVQAMQQGAYDFITKPFTPDVLRAKVEKGLELSSTRRQVERLSARTEALESDAALAHGNLLVGDSEPMQRLVTLVRKAAATDATVFVRGESGTGKELVARMLHQLSPRKDGPFIVVHCAALAETLLESELFGHERGAFTGAVKRKLGRFELADGGTLFLDEIGEIPHSVQTKLLRVLQEKEIQRVGGEETLKVDVRVVSATHRDLQAEVKAGRFREDLYYRLHIVPLLIPPLRERPEDITALARHFVAKHSQRVNKRVKGLDDSALRALARYAWPGNVRELENVIEQSLVFAEGETLQETDLPTHLTGSAPRTDSGLPVPMGDRPLPDILEDLERQLIARAYEKAGGVKTETARLLGIKTSALYYKLEKYGFISKGERPEES; translated from the coding sequence ATGGCCCGCATCCTCGTCATCGACGACCACGACACCCTCCGCGAGGGCATGGCGGTCACCCTCACGCGCTCCGGGCACACCGTGACCGCCGCCCGCTCCGGCACCGACGGTGTCGCCGCCTACAAGAAGACGCCCTTCGACCTCGTCGTCACCGACCTGAAGATGGACGGCATGGACGGCATCGCCGTCACCCGGGCGCTCAAGTCGCTGGACCCGGCCGCCGTCGTGATGGTCGTCACCGCCTTCGGCACCATCGAAACGGCCGTGCAGGCCATGCAGCAGGGTGCCTACGACTTCATCACCAAGCCCTTCACCCCGGACGTGCTGCGCGCCAAGGTGGAGAAGGGCCTGGAGCTGTCCTCCACCCGCCGCCAGGTGGAGCGCCTGTCCGCCCGCACCGAGGCCCTCGAGTCCGACGCCGCCCTCGCCCACGGCAACCTGCTGGTGGGCGACAGCGAGCCCATGCAGCGGCTCGTCACCCTGGTGCGCAAGGCCGCCGCCACCGACGCCACCGTCTTCGTGCGCGGCGAGTCCGGCACCGGCAAGGAGCTCGTGGCGCGCATGCTCCACCAGCTCTCGCCTCGCAAGGACGGGCCCTTCATCGTCGTCCACTGCGCGGCGCTCGCCGAGACGCTCCTGGAGAGCGAGCTGTTCGGCCACGAGCGAGGTGCCTTCACCGGCGCCGTCAAGCGCAAGCTCGGCCGCTTCGAGCTCGCCGACGGCGGCACCCTCTTCCTCGACGAGATTGGCGAAATCCCCCACTCCGTCCAGACGAAGCTGCTGCGCGTGCTCCAGGAGAAGGAGATTCAGCGCGTGGGCGGAGAGGAGACGCTCAAGGTGGACGTGCGCGTGGTGAGCGCCACCCACCGCGATCTCCAGGCCGAGGTGAAGGCCGGCCGCTTCCGCGAGGACCTCTACTACCGGCTGCACATCGTCCCCCTGCTGATTCCGCCCCTGCGCGAGCGCCCCGAGGACATCACCGCGCTCGCCCGTCACTTCGTGGCCAAACACTCGCAGCGGGTGAACAAGCGCGTGAAGGGATTGGATGACAGCGCCCTGCGCGCGCTGGCCCGCTACGCATGGCCGGGCAACGTGCGCGAGCTGGAGAACGTCATCGAACAGTCGCTCGTCTTCGCCGAGGGCGAGACGCTCCAGGAGACGGACCTGCCCACGCACCTCACCGGCTCGGCGCCCCGCACCGACTCCGGCCTGCCCGTGCCCATGGGAGACAGGCCCCTGCCCGACATCCTCGAGGACCTCGAGCGCCAGCTCATCGCCCGCGCCTACGAGAAGGCCGGCGGCGTGAAGACGGAGACGGCGCGGCTGCTCGGCATCAAGACGTCCGCGCTGTACTACAAGCTGGAGAAGTACGGCTTCATCTCCAAGGGCGAGCGCCCCGAGGAGTCCTGA
- a CDS encoding NUDIX hydrolase: protein MTAPRTSLHELLAHHVPTDDKEREDLARMRTFAEELERPFSRKQERAHFTGSAMVVDPAGERVALVHHAKLKRWLQPGGHAEELDAGSMEATALREAREETGCRVRLHERAPRPLDVDVHTIPARKDEPEHLHLDVRYLVVAENPEALAHDPGESSGARWLTWDEALAWADEAPLRRMLEKARAVARAG from the coding sequence ATGACCGCCCCCCGGACTTCCCTGCACGAGCTCCTGGCCCACCACGTCCCCACCGATGACAAGGAGCGCGAGGACCTGGCGCGGATGCGTACGTTCGCCGAAGAGCTGGAGCGGCCCTTCTCCCGGAAGCAGGAGCGGGCCCACTTCACAGGTAGTGCGATGGTGGTGGACCCGGCGGGAGAGCGGGTGGCGCTGGTGCACCACGCGAAGCTGAAGCGGTGGTTGCAGCCCGGTGGGCACGCGGAGGAGTTGGACGCGGGCAGCATGGAGGCCACGGCGCTGCGGGAAGCGCGGGAGGAGACGGGGTGCCGGGTGCGGCTGCACGAGCGCGCGCCGAGGCCGCTGGACGTGGACGTCCACACCATTCCCGCGCGCAAGGACGAGCCGGAGCACCTGCACCTGGACGTGCGCTACCTGGTGGTGGCGGAGAACCCCGAGGCGCTGGCGCATGACCCCGGCGAGTCCTCGGGCGCGCGGTGGCTGACGTGGGACGAGGCGCTGGCGTGGGCGGACGAGGCACCGCTGCGCCGGATGCTGGAGAAGGCCCGGGCGGTGGCGCGCGCGGGCTGA
- a CDS encoding aldo/keto reductase, with the protein MEQRALGKQGLKVSAQGLGCMGMSEFYGSGDEKESISVIHRALELGVNFLDTADMYGPFTNEKLVGKAIAGRRDEVVLATKFGNVRGEDGSFLGISGKPDYVRKACDASLMRLGVDHIDLYYQHRVDPSVPIEDTVGAMAELVKQGKVRYLGLSEAAPDTIRRAHAVHPISALQTEYSLWSREPEDELLPTVRELGIGFVAYSPLGRGFLTGRYRRPEDFAPNDYRRNSPRFQGDNFTKNLQLVEKINELSARKRVKASQLAIAWVMARGEDIVPIPGTKQVKYLEENLAAATIRLSPEELRELDAIAPKGVAAGTRYPEASMKSVNR; encoded by the coding sequence ATGGAGCAGAGGGCGCTCGGAAAGCAGGGGCTGAAGGTCTCCGCCCAGGGCCTGGGCTGCATGGGGATGAGCGAGTTCTACGGCTCGGGTGACGAGAAGGAGTCCATCTCCGTCATCCACCGGGCCCTGGAGCTGGGGGTGAACTTCCTCGACACGGCGGACATGTACGGGCCGTTCACCAACGAGAAGCTGGTGGGGAAGGCCATCGCCGGCCGGCGGGACGAGGTCGTCCTCGCCACCAAGTTCGGCAACGTGCGCGGCGAGGATGGCTCCTTCCTCGGCATCAGCGGCAAGCCCGACTACGTGCGCAAGGCGTGCGACGCCTCGCTGATGCGCTTGGGCGTCGACCACATCGACCTCTACTACCAGCACCGCGTGGACCCCTCCGTCCCCATCGAGGACACCGTGGGCGCCATGGCCGAGCTGGTGAAGCAGGGCAAGGTCCGCTACCTCGGCCTGTCCGAGGCCGCTCCCGACACCATCCGTCGCGCCCACGCGGTGCACCCCATCTCCGCGCTCCAGACCGAGTACTCGCTCTGGAGCCGTGAGCCGGAGGACGAGCTCCTCCCCACCGTGCGCGAGCTGGGCATCGGCTTCGTCGCCTACAGTCCGCTGGGCCGCGGCTTCCTCACCGGCCGCTACCGCCGCCCCGAGGACTTCGCGCCCAACGACTACCGCCGCAACAGCCCGCGCTTCCAGGGCGACAATTTCACGAAGAACCTCCAGCTCGTGGAGAAGATCAACGAGTTGTCCGCGCGCAAGAGGGTGAAGGCCTCGCAGCTGGCCATCGCCTGGGTGATGGCACGGGGAGAGGACATCGTCCCCATCCCCGGCACCAAGCAGGTGAAGTACCTCGAGGAGAACCTCGCCGCGGCCACCATCCGGCTCTCCCCCGAGGAGCTGCGGGAGCTCGACGCCATCGCGCCCAAGGGCGTGGCGGCCGGCACCCGCTACCCCGAGGCGAGCATGAAGTCCGTCAACCGCTGA
- a CDS encoding PAS domain-containing protein encodes MEEQPLRLLVADDDEVDRLAVRRALLKAGLNAQLVEVGDGASALSALLEQSFDCALLDFQMPGQDGLSVLRQARAALVETPIIMLTGQGDEHIAVELMKAGATDYLGKAALTPERLTHLLRQAQRLHEAEQQYRTLAEVLPHTIWTSRPNGELDYISRRGFEDSGMVPGDPSLWPKAVHPDDLPRLMERWQHSLRTGEPYEIDVRIWRKSDGAWRWHLVRALPTRDARGRVVRWFGTNADIDDQRRAQERASRLQAVTAALSEAPTPRQVIDVIITQGVTALDAQSGAVCLMAEDGQSLELASATDNVRNMTRGLERIPLDAPLAVTEAVREDRLVLFTNREERDRRYPTVARLDLPYEAAAVMPLRGSRGVMGALVVNFFQPRTLSLHEQEFCLSLARQGAQALERARLYEAAQQARTAAEESEAQLRSVLAERERMEATLQERDERLRAALWASGTGTFRWDIRTGALEWDENLDQLYGLPPGRTVQMIEDLYPLVHPEDRAEVERRNGACAREGADFEMDYRVVWPDGRVHWLSSKGKTFVDANGRPLYMTGACVDITAQKRQEAEARQLAEFERQILGIVSHDLRNPLSVIRISASMLLAREGLDERASKNLTRIISASDRATRLIRDLLDFSQARLGGGIPVERKRMDLFELARGVVEELAASHPERQMEMAQEGEGAGEWDGDRLAQVLGNLVGNALQHSPPETPVRVSCRGESGQVLLEVHNQGTPIEASLLPDLFEPFRRGRHAGNGAGSVGLGLYITRQLVLAHGGGITVTSRPGEGTRFTVRLPRRAPTPPPVRGA; translated from the coding sequence ATGGAGGAGCAACCGCTGCGCCTGTTGGTGGCGGATGATGACGAGGTGGACCGGCTCGCGGTACGGCGCGCCCTGCTCAAGGCGGGGTTGAACGCCCAGCTCGTCGAAGTAGGCGATGGTGCGTCCGCGCTCTCCGCCCTGCTGGAGCAGTCCTTCGACTGCGCGCTGCTCGACTTCCAGATGCCGGGCCAGGACGGATTGTCGGTGCTGCGTCAGGCCCGCGCGGCCCTGGTGGAGACGCCCATCATCATGCTCACCGGACAGGGCGACGAGCACATCGCCGTGGAGCTGATGAAGGCCGGCGCCACCGACTACCTCGGCAAGGCGGCGCTCACCCCGGAACGGCTGACCCACCTGCTGCGACAGGCCCAGCGTCTGCACGAGGCGGAGCAACAGTACCGCACGCTCGCCGAGGTGCTGCCCCACACCATCTGGACGAGCCGGCCGAACGGGGAGCTGGACTACATCAGCCGCCGCGGCTTCGAGGACTCCGGCATGGTCCCGGGGGATCCCTCGCTGTGGCCCAAGGCCGTCCACCCGGACGACCTGCCCCGGCTGATGGAGCGCTGGCAGCACAGCCTGCGCACCGGAGAGCCCTACGAAATCGATGTCCGCATCTGGCGGAAGTCCGATGGCGCCTGGCGCTGGCACCTCGTCCGGGCCCTGCCCACGAGGGACGCGCGTGGCCGCGTCGTCCGCTGGTTCGGCACCAACGCGGACATCGATGATCAGCGGCGTGCCCAGGAGCGCGCCTCGCGCCTGCAGGCCGTCACCGCCGCGCTCTCCGAGGCACCCACGCCCCGGCAGGTGATCGACGTCATCATCACCCAGGGCGTGACGGCACTGGACGCCCAATCGGGCGCCGTCTGCCTGATGGCAGAGGATGGCCAGTCGCTCGAGCTGGCGAGCGCCACCGACAACGTGCGGAACATGACGCGGGGCCTGGAGCGCATTCCGCTCGATGCCCCCCTGGCGGTGACGGAGGCGGTCCGCGAGGATCGGCTCGTCCTCTTCACCAACCGCGAGGAGCGGGACCGCCGCTATCCCACGGTCGCGCGGTTGGATCTGCCCTACGAGGCCGCTGCGGTGATGCCCCTGCGTGGCAGCCGGGGAGTGATGGGCGCGCTGGTGGTGAACTTCTTCCAGCCCCGCACCCTGTCGCTCCACGAGCAGGAGTTCTGCCTGTCCCTGGCACGACAGGGAGCACAGGCGCTGGAGCGGGCCCGCCTCTACGAGGCCGCGCAGCAGGCGCGCACCGCCGCCGAGGAGAGCGAGGCCCAGCTGCGCAGCGTGCTGGCGGAGCGCGAGCGGATGGAGGCCACGCTGCAGGAGCGCGACGAGCGGCTGCGCGCGGCCCTGTGGGCGAGCGGCACCGGCACCTTCCGCTGGGACATCCGCACCGGCGCGCTGGAGTGGGACGAGAACCTGGACCAGCTCTACGGTCTGCCCCCGGGGCGGACGGTGCAGATGATCGAGGACCTCTATCCCCTGGTCCACCCGGAGGACCGCGCCGAGGTGGAGCGCCGCAACGGCGCGTGCGCGCGCGAGGGCGCGGACTTCGAGATGGACTACCGCGTCGTGTGGCCGGATGGACGCGTGCACTGGCTGAGCAGCAAGGGCAAGACGTTCGTGGACGCGAACGGGCGCCCGCTCTACATGACGGGCGCCTGCGTGGACATCACCGCCCAGAAGCGGCAGGAGGCCGAGGCGCGCCAGCTCGCCGAGTTCGAGCGGCAGATCCTCGGCATCGTCAGCCACGACCTGCGCAACCCGCTGAGCGTCATCCGCATCTCGGCCTCCATGCTGCTCGCGCGCGAGGGGCTGGACGAGCGGGCGAGCAAGAACCTCACCCGCATCATCTCCGCCTCGGACCGGGCCACCCGCCTCATCCGCGACCTGTTGGACTTCAGCCAGGCGCGGCTGGGTGGAGGCATTCCGGTGGAGCGCAAGCGGATGGACCTCTTCGAGCTGGCCCGCGGCGTGGTGGAGGAGCTGGCCGCCAGCCACCCGGAGCGGCAGATGGAGATGGCGCAGGAGGGCGAGGGCGCGGGCGAGTGGGATGGAGATCGGCTCGCGCAGGTGCTCGGCAACCTCGTGGGCAACGCGCTCCAGCACAGCCCGCCTGAGACACCGGTGCGGGTGAGCTGCCGGGGCGAGTCCGGGCAGGTGCTGCTCGAGGTCCACAACCAGGGCACGCCCATCGAGGCGTCGCTCCTGCCCGACCTCTTCGAGCCCTTCCGAAGAGGCCGGCACGCGGGGAACGGAGCGGGCAGCGTGGGGCTGGGGCTCTACATCACCCGGCAGCTGGTGCTGGCCCATGGCGGCGGCATCACGGTGACGTCACGCCCGGGAGAGGGGACGCGCTTCACGGTGCGGCTGCCGCGCCGGGCCCCGACGCCCCCTCCCGTCCGGGGGGCCTGA
- a CDS encoding response regulator, with amino-acid sequence MKTLNILLVDDDSVDVMNVQRAFKKNNVQNALYIARDGRQALEMLRDGTVPMNNRLVLLDLNMPRMNGIEFLRALRSDPELSTTPVVVLTTSNDDRDRVQSYAHHVAGYLVKPVTSPAFVELMAALNAYWMRVELP; translated from the coding sequence GTGAAGACGCTGAACATCCTGCTGGTGGATGACGACTCGGTGGACGTGATGAACGTCCAGCGGGCCTTCAAGAAGAACAACGTCCAGAACGCCCTCTACATCGCGCGGGACGGGCGGCAGGCACTGGAGATGCTGCGCGACGGCACGGTGCCGATGAACAACCGGCTCGTCCTGTTGGATCTCAACATGCCGAGGATGAATGGCATCGAGTTCCTGCGGGCCCTGCGCTCCGACCCGGAGCTGAGCACCACACCCGTGGTGGTGCTCACCACTTCCAACGATGACAGGGACCGGGTGCAGAGTTACGCCCACCATGTGGCTGGCTACCTCGTCAAGCCCGTCACCTCCCCGGCTTTCGTGGAGTTGATGGCCGCACTCAACGCATACTGGATGCGGGTGGAGCTGCCTTGA
- a CDS encoding PAS domain-containing sensor histidine kinase, with protein sequence MSRQSDGDLNAYDPLHSLFGGTGSEQRLDTEREQFRMLAEALPQIVWTARTDGIQDYLNRRWYEYTGMSFEDSKGEGWKQAFHPEDQPEADKRWRHSLATGEPYEAEYRCRRLDGVWRWFLGRAIPVHDAQGRIVRWFGTCTDIDDQKRTSDVHGFLAEASSLLALTLDPEETVRNLTRLAVPRLADWCAVDVVRPDETVERVSVTHTDAARETFAWQLAQHEPVDLHNAEHGPGFVMRTGESELLEVISDVTLASLPRDAEGLRLLRELGLRSSLIVPMVVHGRTLGAITLAQAGSPRSFSAADLPLAEELARRAALALDNARLYRESQEAVRRAQHERYLAEQARAMLDTLLDAAPAGIALFDRTLCFVRVNRTLEAINRRPAEDHLGHTMPEVLAAQQTPGVDIVVKSLRRALETGETQTVESSTKLPNGEERAWLARYAPVRSAEGTTLGVATVVLDITERKRAEAERERLIAALERSNQELDQFAYVASHDLKAPLRGIANLSQWIEDDLKDVMTDETREQMKLLRGRVQRMEALINGILDYSRAGRMRSRPERVDVGRLLNECVELLAPPAEAVVQVEPGMPTLRTERVPLQQVFLNLLSNAFKHARSSDMRVRVGVRQVEPFWEFSVSDNGPGIAPEYHERIWGIFQTLRARDELESTGIGLSVVKKSVEARGGRAWLESAPGQGATFRFTWPKHIPDEGR encoded by the coding sequence GTGTCCCGCCAGTCCGACGGCGATCTCAACGCGTATGATCCCCTGCACTCCCTCTTCGGGGGCACGGGCTCCGAGCAGCGACTCGATACCGAGCGTGAACAGTTCCGCATGCTCGCCGAGGCCCTGCCGCAGATCGTCTGGACGGCGCGAACGGACGGCATCCAGGACTACCTGAACCGGCGCTGGTACGAGTACACCGGCATGTCCTTCGAGGACTCGAAGGGCGAGGGCTGGAAGCAGGCCTTCCACCCCGAGGATCAGCCCGAGGCGGACAAGCGCTGGCGCCACAGCCTGGCCACCGGCGAGCCCTACGAGGCGGAGTACCGCTGCCGCCGGCTCGACGGCGTGTGGCGCTGGTTCCTCGGCCGCGCCATCCCGGTGCACGATGCCCAGGGCCGCATCGTCCGCTGGTTCGGCACGTGCACGGACATCGACGACCAGAAGCGAACCTCGGATGTGCACGGCTTCCTCGCCGAGGCCAGCTCCCTGCTCGCGCTCACCCTGGATCCCGAGGAGACCGTCCGCAACCTCACCCGCCTGGCCGTGCCCCGGTTGGCGGACTGGTGCGCGGTGGACGTGGTCCGGCCGGACGAGACGGTCGAGCGCGTCTCGGTGACGCATACCGACGCCGCCCGGGAGACGTTCGCCTGGCAGCTCGCGCAGCATGAGCCCGTGGACCTCCACAACGCCGAGCACGGGCCCGGCTTCGTCATGCGCACCGGCGAGTCGGAGCTGCTGGAGGTCATCTCGGACGTGACGCTGGCCAGCCTCCCGCGCGACGCGGAGGGCCTGCGGCTGCTCAGGGAGCTGGGTCTGCGCTCCTCCCTCATCGTGCCGATGGTGGTGCACGGACGCACGCTGGGCGCCATCACCCTGGCCCAGGCCGGAAGCCCCCGGAGCTTCTCCGCCGCGGACCTCCCCCTGGCCGAGGAGCTCGCGCGCCGGGCCGCGCTCGCGCTGGACAACGCGCGGCTGTACCGGGAGAGCCAGGAGGCCGTGCGCCGGGCCCAGCACGAGCGGTACCTCGCCGAGCAGGCGCGCGCCATGCTGGACACGCTCCTGGACGCGGCGCCCGCGGGCATCGCCCTCTTCGATCGCACGCTGTGCTTCGTGCGCGTCAACCGCACCCTCGAGGCCATCAACCGCCGGCCCGCCGAGGACCACCTGGGCCACACCATGCCCGAGGTGCTCGCCGCGCAGCAGACGCCCGGCGTGGACATCGTGGTGAAGTCCCTGCGGCGGGCGCTGGAGACGGGCGAGACGCAGACGGTGGAGTCCTCCACCAAACTGCCCAATGGGGAGGAGCGGGCCTGGCTCGCGCGCTATGCCCCCGTGCGCTCCGCCGAGGGAACCACGCTGGGCGTGGCCACGGTGGTGCTGGACATCACCGAGCGCAAGCGCGCCGAGGCCGAGCGCGAGCGCCTCATCGCCGCGCTGGAGCGCAGCAACCAGGAGTTGGATCAATTCGCCTACGTGGCCAGCCACGACCTGAAGGCTCCGCTGCGCGGCATCGCCAACCTGTCGCAGTGGATAGAAGACGACCTGAAGGACGTGATGACCGACGAGACGCGCGAGCAGATGAAGCTGCTGCGCGGACGGGTGCAGCGCATGGAGGCGCTCATCAACGGCATCCTCGACTACAGCCGCGCGGGCCGGATGAGGAGCCGGCCGGAGCGGGTGGACGTGGGCCGGCTGCTGAACGAGTGCGTGGAGCTGCTCGCCCCGCCAGCCGAGGCCGTCGTGCAGGTGGAGCCCGGCATGCCCACGCTGCGCACCGAGCGGGTGCCTCTGCAGCAGGTGTTCCTCAACCTGTTGAGCAACGCCTTCAAGCACGCGCGGAGCTCCGACATGCGGGTGCGCGTGGGCGTGCGCCAGGTGGAGCCCTTCTGGGAGTTTTCCGTGTCCGACAACGGCCCGGGCATCGCCCCCGAGTACCACGAGCGCATCTGGGGCATCTTCCAGACGCTCCGGGCGCGCGACGAGCTGGAGAGCACCGGCATCGGCCTGTCGGTGGTGAAGAAGAGCGTGGAGGCGCGCGGCGGGCGAGCCTGGTTGGAGTCCGCGCCCGGCCAGGGCGCCACCTTCCGTTTCACCTGGCCCAAGCACATCCCGGACGAGGGGCGTTGA
- a CDS encoding sensor histidine kinase, whose amino-acid sequence MSTPLPLTSRLKDALGSLSARLLVAFLLPTLLFLALTGSAVYALARSILEDELGNSLSAIAAATASQVNGERMLTLEPGDDVSGTRTWRNLVRLLTEVRDASGVRRVFVVDTQGRVRVDVGGGLPVGTEVPELARDRLELSRVFSGQRAASQVLFQGSDGRLYKTGYAPVRRESEVVGAVAVEGSAAFFGPLARLSRSFAAASAVALGVLGLVAILTARGLARPLRRLMDSALRIGRGDLTTPVPPEPTREIGVLARELEVMRGALESRDRQLKLMLAGVAHEVRNPLGGISLFSGILAEDLKVGAHAEAAGHVARIQHEAEYLQRIVEDFLAFAREQPLSREPVAAPDLLHEASGLIAADAAAREVTVEVEAEPALLEADGSLLTAALVNLVKNAVQASPHGGRVRVTGRGERQGYAIRVQDSGPGIPEAERERIFEPFFTTREKGTGLGLPLSRKIARAHGGDLRLVSSPGATIFELTLPLNMAAIVR is encoded by the coding sequence ATGTCCACCCCTCTCCCCCTCACCTCCCGCTTGAAGGACGCACTGGGCTCGCTCTCGGCTCGCCTGCTCGTGGCCTTCCTGCTGCCCACCCTGCTCTTCCTCGCGCTCACGGGCTCGGCGGTCTACGCCCTCGCCCGCTCCATCCTGGAGGACGAGCTGGGCAACAGCCTCTCGGCCATCGCCGCGGCCACGGCCAGCCAGGTCAACGGCGAGCGAATGCTCACCCTCGAGCCGGGAGATGACGTCTCCGGGACTCGCACGTGGCGCAACCTGGTCCGCCTGCTCACCGAGGTGCGCGACGCGAGCGGCGTGCGACGGGTCTTCGTGGTGGACACGCAGGGCCGCGTGCGCGTGGACGTGGGCGGTGGCCTCCCGGTGGGCACCGAGGTCCCGGAGCTCGCACGCGACAGGCTGGAGCTGTCCCGCGTCTTCTCCGGCCAGCGCGCGGCCAGCCAGGTGCTCTTCCAGGGCTCGGATGGGCGCCTCTACAAGACCGGCTACGCCCCCGTGCGCCGCGAGTCCGAGGTCGTGGGCGCGGTCGCGGTGGAGGGCAGCGCCGCCTTCTTCGGCCCCCTCGCGCGACTGTCCCGGAGCTTCGCGGCGGCGAGCGCGGTGGCGCTCGGGGTGCTGGGCCTGGTGGCCATCCTCACGGCGCGGGGTCTCGCACGCCCACTGCGGCGGCTCATGGACTCGGCGCTGCGCATCGGCCGGGGCGACCTGACGACACCCGTGCCGCCGGAGCCCACGCGGGAGATCGGCGTGCTGGCGCGCGAGCTGGAGGTGATGCGCGGGGCGCTCGAGAGCCGGGATCGGCAGCTCAAGCTGATGCTGGCCGGAGTGGCCCACGAGGTGCGCAATCCCCTCGGCGGCATCTCCCTCTTCTCCGGAATCCTCGCGGAGGACCTGAAGGTGGGCGCCCACGCGGAGGCCGCCGGGCACGTGGCACGCATCCAACACGAGGCGGAGTACCTCCAGCGCATCGTCGAGGACTTCCTCGCCTTCGCCCGCGAGCAACCGCTCTCGCGCGAGCCCGTGGCGGCACCGGATCTCCTCCACGAGGCCAGCGGCCTGATCGCGGCGGACGCGGCGGCCCGGGAGGTGACAGTGGAGGTCGAGGCGGAGCCGGCGCTGCTGGAGGCGGACGGCAGCCTGCTGACGGCGGCACTGGTGAACCTGGTGAAGAACGCGGTGCAGGCCTCGCCCCACGGAGGCCGGGTGCGGGTGACGGGCCGGGGCGAGCGCCAGGGCTACGCCATCCGCGTCCAGGACAGCGGGCCTGGCATCCCGGAGGCCGAGCGCGAACGCATCTTCGAGCCCTTCTTCACCACGCGTGAAAAGGGCACGGGCCTGGGGTTGCCCCTGTCGCGAAAAATCGCCCGGGCCCATGGTGGAGACCTGCGGCTCGTCTCGTCCCCGGGAGCCACCATCTTCGAGCTCACCCTCCCCTTGAACATGGCCGCGATCGTCCGCTAA
- the radA gene encoding DNA repair protein RadA: MAKAKTHYTCQACGYQSAKWLGKCPDCGAWSSLVEETEAKVDDKRPAWGASGGASKPVRLREVSGEQEERRRTGIAEFDRVLGGGVVDGSLVLLGGDPGIGKSTLLLAALDRLGRWGPVLYVSGEESLRQTKMRAERLRVESEAIHLFAETDADRVLAVAEGLKPRALVVDSIQTMYLPELGSAPGSISQVREVAGRFMAFAKRSGVPTFLVGHVTKEGSIAGPRVLEHMVDTVLYFEGERGHPFRILRAHKNRFGSTNEIGVFEMKGAGLMEVPDPSALFLAERPAGKAGSVVTCTLNGTRPLLVEVQALVAPTGYGTARRTAIGVDGNRVALLAAVLEKKEDIPLVGCDLFVNVAGGMQLSEPACDLAVCAALVSSLQNRPMEAHTLVLGEVGLAGEVRAVGQVEPRLAEAAKMGFQRAIIPKGSARRLEDTKLEVVGVETLSEALGAMFD; the protein is encoded by the coding sequence ATGGCGAAGGCGAAGACGCACTACACGTGTCAGGCGTGCGGGTACCAGTCGGCGAAGTGGTTGGGGAAGTGCCCCGACTGCGGCGCGTGGAGCTCGCTGGTGGAGGAGACCGAGGCGAAGGTGGACGACAAGCGCCCGGCGTGGGGGGCCTCGGGAGGGGCGTCCAAGCCGGTGCGGCTGCGCGAGGTGAGCGGCGAGCAGGAGGAGCGCCGGCGCACGGGCATCGCCGAGTTCGACCGGGTGCTCGGAGGTGGAGTGGTGGACGGCTCGCTGGTTCTGCTGGGAGGAGACCCGGGCATCGGCAAGTCCACGCTGCTGCTGGCGGCGCTGGACAGGCTGGGGCGCTGGGGCCCGGTGCTCTACGTATCGGGCGAGGAGTCGCTGCGGCAGACGAAGATGCGGGCCGAGCGGCTGCGGGTGGAGAGCGAGGCCATCCACCTCTTCGCGGAGACGGACGCGGACCGGGTGCTGGCGGTGGCCGAGGGCCTCAAGCCCCGGGCGCTGGTGGTGGACTCCATCCAGACCATGTACCTGCCGGAGCTGGGCAGCGCGCCGGGGAGCATCTCGCAGGTGCGCGAGGTGGCGGGGCGCTTCATGGCCTTCGCCAAGCGCAGCGGGGTGCCCACGTTCCTGGTGGGGCACGTGACGAAGGAGGGCTCCATCGCGGGCCCGCGCGTGCTGGAGCACATGGTGGACACGGTCCTCTACTTCGAGGGCGAGCGCGGCCACCCCTTCCGGATCCTCCGGGCGCACAAGAACCGCTTCGGCTCGACGAACGAGATTGGCGTCTTCGAGATGAAGGGCGCGGGGCTGATGGAGGTGCCGGACCCTTCCGCGCTCTTCCTGGCGGAGCGGCCGGCGGGCAAGGCGGGCAGCGTGGTGACGTGCACGCTGAACGGCACGCGGCCGCTGCTGGTGGAGGTGCAGGCGCTGGTGGCGCCCACGGGCTACGGCACGGCGAGGCGCACGGCCATTGGCGTGGATGGCAACCGCGTGGCGCTGCTGGCGGCGGTGCTGGAGAAGAAGGAGGACATCCCACTGGTGGGGTGCGACCTCTTCGTGAACGTGGCGGGAGGCATGCAGCTGTCCGAGCCGGCGTGCGACCTGGCGGTGTGCGCGGCGCTGGTGAGCAGCCTGCAGAACCGGCCGATGGAGGCGCACACGCTGGTGCTGGGCGAGGTGGGCCTGGCGGGCGAGGTGCGCGCGGTGGGCCAGGTGGAGCCACGGCTCGCCGAGGCGGCGAAGATGGGCTTCCAGCGGGCCATCATCCCGAAGGGGAGCGCGCGGCGGCTGGAGGACACGAAGCTGGAAGTGGTGGGAGTCGAGACGCTCTCCGAGGCGCTGGGAGCGATGTTCGACTGA